A single region of the Polymorphum gilvum SL003B-26A1 genome encodes:
- a CDS encoding vWA domain-containing protein → MAAHALEGSEQIGAAMRVRLAGFVRMLRDNGFKVGLAETTDALALLATGPARRQADLRGAFRALFCGRRSDWLKFDALFDAYWTGKGVKSAVKVSGSHSGNTPKTLRHLSDDAATTEIGPAGDVERRAGEAEEGEEDPAGKREGASRAENLAKTDFRKIADPEAVAQAHALAERLAHAMRVRLTRRDRQRRKGPRLDLRRTLRRSIGHGGTPIELVRKGPREKQLRIVVLLDASGSMNNYTGVFTRFVHGILDSFREAEAFLFHTRLVHVSSALKERDAARALDRMGLMAQGVGGGTKIGEALAEFNRWHAARVIHSRTCVMILSDGYDTGDPERLGAEMAALRRRCKRIVWLNPLIGWQGYEPTAAGMAAALPHVDLFAPAHTLESLAALEPYLAKL, encoded by the coding sequence ATGGCGGCCCATGCGCTTGAAGGATCGGAGCAAATCGGTGCCGCCATGCGCGTGCGCCTGGCCGGCTTCGTGCGCATGCTGAGGGACAACGGCTTCAAGGTCGGCCTCGCCGAAACGACCGATGCGCTGGCATTGCTCGCCACAGGCCCGGCGCGGCGCCAGGCAGACCTGCGGGGGGCCTTCCGCGCCCTGTTCTGCGGACGGCGGTCCGACTGGCTCAAGTTCGATGCGCTGTTCGACGCCTACTGGACCGGCAAGGGCGTCAAGTCGGCGGTCAAGGTCAGCGGCAGCCACTCCGGAAACACTCCTAAGACTCTCCGACATCTGTCCGATGACGCCGCGACAACGGAAATCGGCCCGGCCGGCGACGTCGAACGACGGGCCGGCGAGGCGGAGGAGGGCGAGGAGGACCCTGCCGGCAAGCGCGAGGGTGCCAGCCGGGCGGAGAACCTCGCGAAGACCGACTTCCGCAAGATTGCCGATCCTGAGGCGGTGGCGCAGGCGCATGCGCTGGCCGAGCGGCTGGCGCACGCGATGCGGGTCCGCCTGACCCGGCGCGACCGCCAGCGGCGCAAGGGGCCGCGGCTCGACCTGCGCCGGACGCTGCGCAGGTCGATCGGCCACGGCGGCACGCCGATCGAACTGGTGCGCAAGGGACCACGGGAGAAGCAGTTGCGCATCGTCGTGCTGCTCGATGCTTCCGGCTCGATGAACAACTACACGGGCGTCTTCACCCGCTTCGTGCACGGCATCCTCGACAGCTTCCGCGAGGCGGAGGCGTTCCTTTTCCATACCCGACTGGTTCATGTCTCGTCGGCGCTCAAGGAACGTGACGCGGCCCGCGCGCTCGACCGCATGGGGCTGATGGCGCAGGGCGTCGGCGGCGGCACGAAGATCGGCGAGGCGCTGGCCGAGTTCAACCGCTGGCATGCAGCCCGGGTCATCCATTCGCGCACCTGCGTGATGATCCTGTCCGACGGATACGACACCGGCGATCCCGAGCGGTTGGGCGCCGAGATGGCCGCATTGCGCCGGCGCTGCAAGCGTATCGTCTGGCTCAATCCGCTGATCGGCTGGCAGGGCTACGAGCCGACCGCCGCCGGCATGGCCGCGGCCTTGCCCCATGTCGACCTGTTCGCGCCGGCTCACACGCTGGAGAGCCTGGCGGCCCTCGAACCCTATCTGGCGAAGCTGTGA
- a CDS encoding (2Fe-2S)-binding protein, with product MSEVEKMPVTLTVNGKKVQRFVEPRTLLIHFLREDLSITGPHIGCETTHCGACTVELNGMSVKSCTMFAVQADGAEITTIEGMANPDGTLSALQEGFRQMHGLQCGFCTPGMIMRAHVLLKENPDPSEDEIRAGIAGNLCRCTGYQNIVKAIQYAAAKLQGREFQEAAE from the coding sequence ATGAGCGAAGTCGAAAAAATGCCGGTGACCCTGACGGTCAACGGCAAGAAGGTGCAGCGCTTCGTCGAGCCGCGCACGCTTCTGATCCATTTCCTGCGCGAGGACCTGTCGATCACCGGTCCCCACATCGGCTGCGAGACGACCCATTGCGGCGCCTGCACGGTCGAGTTGAACGGCATGTCGGTGAAGTCCTGCACGATGTTCGCGGTCCAGGCCGACGGAGCGGAGATCACCACTATCGAGGGCATGGCCAATCCGGACGGTACCCTGTCGGCGCTGCAGGAAGGCTTCCGCCAGATGCACGGCCTGCAGTGCGGCTTCTGCACGCCCGGCATGATCATGCGCGCCCATGTGCTGCTGAAGGAGAACCCGGACCCGAGCGAGGACGAGATCCGTGCCGGCATCGCCGGCAACCTGTGCCGCTGCACAGGCTACCAGAACATCGTCAAGGCCATCCAGTACGCCGCAGCCAAGCTGCAGGGGCGTGAATTCCAGGAGGCGGCAGAATGA
- a CDS encoding AAA family ATPase, with translation MIRDKNELAKALAETGYVADEGLATALLLMELLGRPLLLEGEAGVGKTEVAKALAALHDTDLIRLQCYEGLDRSDALYEWNYQRQLLAIKAHEGSGEDAQSIEDALFSEKYLLERPLLAAIRQDKPPVLLIDEVDRADEEFEAFLLELLSDYQVSIPELGTVTATSIPKVVLTSNGTRELSDALRRRCLYHYVDYPDVGREAQILRTRVPGIDAVLALQIAELMARLRKEDLAKVPGVAETIDWAAALVGLGGRNLHEDRELVFDTLACVLKTREDQARITREVTDRLLGKVA, from the coding sequence ATGATCCGCGACAAGAACGAGTTGGCGAAAGCCCTGGCCGAGACCGGCTACGTCGCCGACGAGGGCCTGGCGACGGCGCTGCTGCTGATGGAGCTTCTGGGCCGGCCGCTGCTTCTTGAGGGCGAGGCCGGCGTCGGCAAGACCGAGGTCGCCAAGGCGCTGGCGGCGTTGCATGACACCGATCTGATCCGGCTGCAGTGCTACGAGGGCCTGGACCGCTCCGACGCCCTCTATGAATGGAACTACCAGCGCCAGTTGCTCGCCATCAAGGCACATGAGGGCTCTGGCGAGGACGCTCAATCCATTGAGGACGCACTGTTTTCCGAAAAGTACCTGCTTGAGCGCCCGCTCCTGGCCGCCATCCGCCAGGACAAGCCCCCGGTCCTGCTGATCGACGAGGTCGACCGTGCCGACGAGGAATTCGAGGCCTTCCTGCTCGAACTCCTGTCGGACTACCAGGTGTCGATCCCCGAACTCGGCACGGTGACCGCGACGAGCATTCCGAAGGTGGTGCTGACGTCGAACGGGACCAGGGAACTGTCCGACGCGCTGCGCCGGCGCTGCCTCTATCACTACGTGGATTATCCCGACGTCGGCCGCGAAGCTCAGATACTTAGGACCCGCGTGCCGGGGATAGACGCCGTGCTGGCGCTGCAGATCGCGGAACTGATGGCGAGGCTGCGCAAGGAGGATCTCGCCAAGGTGCCGGGCGTTGCCGAGACCATCGACTGGGCCGCGGCGCTGGTCGGGCTCGGGGGGCGGAACCTGCACGAGGACCGGGAGCTGGTCTTCGACACGCTCGCCTGCGTGCTGAAGACGCGCGAGGACCAGGCGCGGATAACCCGCGAGGTAACCGACCGCCTGCTCGGCAAGGTGGCCTGA
- a CDS encoding SRPBCC family protein: MKMADSQRIEAPREKVWQALNDPDVLKASIPGCEDLVKHSDTDMEAKVTLKVGPVKATFGGKVTLSELDPPNGYRIDGEGSGGVAGFAKGGATVRLEEDGPNATVLHYTVDANVGGKLAQLGARLIDSTAKRLAGEFFETFGKHVAGPASAEAPAATAATAEPETVPVAAKEAGAPARRSFWAWLLSVLGLRKKVAS, translated from the coding sequence ATGAAGATGGCTGACAGTCAGCGGATCGAAGCCCCGCGCGAAAAGGTGTGGCAGGCCTTGAACGACCCGGATGTTCTCAAGGCCTCGATTCCAGGCTGCGAGGATCTGGTCAAGCATTCCGATACGGACATGGAAGCGAAGGTCACGCTGAAGGTCGGTCCCGTCAAGGCGACCTTCGGCGGCAAGGTGACGCTGAGCGAGCTGGATCCGCCGAACGGCTACCGGATCGACGGCGAGGGCTCGGGCGGTGTCGCCGGCTTCGCCAAGGGCGGCGCCACGGTGCGCCTGGAAGAAGACGGTCCGAACGCCACGGTCCTGCACTACACCGTCGACGCCAATGTCGGCGGCAAGCTTGCCCAGCTTGGGGCCCGACTGATCGATTCCACGGCCAAGCGACTGGCCGGCGAGTTCTTCGAGACGTTCGGCAAGCATGTCGCCGGTCCGGCGTCGGCGGAGGCGCCTGCGGCAACCGCGGCCACGGCCGAACCGGAGACGGTGCCCGTAGCCGCCAAGGAAGCGGGAGCGCCGGCGCGTCGGTCGTTCTGGGCTTGGCTGCTGAGCGTGCTCGGCTTGCGCAAGAAGGTGGCCTCGTAG
- a CDS encoding XdhC family protein, whose amino-acid sequence MTPSTSHVPPSDDRGDLHDLMNRLRREGRPFALATVVRTISVTAAKAGAKAVIGPDGGIAGGWIGGGCARAAVLKAARESLVDGQTRLVSIQPEDLLKDLGVTPGEEKQGIRFARNMCPSQGTMDVFVEPVLPRPNLVVLGASPVAVALADLGPRIGFDITVCAPAEDQGLFPRANERIEGYALTVETAAQRYLVVATQGRGDQAALKAAVAVDADYIAFVGSRKKAAALKAALEKDGVDPGRLERIKAPAGLDLGAITPEEIALSILAEMLRVRRTGQRDASLLPSIAQT is encoded by the coding sequence ATGACCCCGTCGACCAGCCACGTGCCGCCCTCCGACGACCGCGGCGACCTGCACGACCTGATGAACCGCCTGCGCCGGGAGGGACGGCCGTTCGCTCTGGCGACGGTCGTGCGCACCATCTCGGTGACTGCCGCCAAGGCCGGCGCCAAGGCCGTGATCGGGCCGGACGGCGGCATCGCCGGCGGCTGGATCGGCGGCGGCTGCGCGCGCGCCGCCGTGCTTAAGGCGGCAAGGGAGTCCCTGGTCGACGGTCAGACCCGGCTGGTGTCGATCCAGCCGGAAGACCTGCTGAAGGATCTCGGCGTCACACCGGGGGAGGAGAAGCAGGGCATCCGCTTTGCCAGGAACATGTGCCCGAGCCAGGGCACGATGGACGTCTTCGTCGAGCCGGTACTGCCGCGACCGAACCTCGTGGTGCTGGGAGCCAGTCCGGTTGCCGTCGCGCTCGCCGATCTGGGGCCGCGCATCGGTTTCGACATCACGGTCTGCGCCCCGGCCGAGGATCAGGGCCTGTTCCCCAGGGCAAACGAACGGATCGAGGGCTATGCGCTGACCGTCGAGACGGCCGCGCAGCGGTATCTTGTCGTGGCGACGCAAGGGCGTGGCGACCAGGCGGCCCTGAAGGCCGCGGTTGCCGTCGATGCCGACTACATCGCCTTCGTCGGCAGCCGCAAGAAGGCCGCAGCGTTGAAGGCGGCGCTGGAAAAGGACGGTGTCGATCCAGGCCGGCTGGAGCGGATCAAGGCGCCGGCAGGCCTCGACCTCGGCGCCATCACGCCAGAGGAAATCGCGCTGTCGATTCTCGCCGAGATGCTGCGCGTGCGCCGCACGGGCCAGCGGGATGCATCGCTGCTCCCCTCTATCGCACAAACCTAA
- a CDS encoding aerobic carbon-monoxide dehydrogenase large subunit, producing MNDMTLTKEQREARLEGMGCKRKRVEDIRFTQGKGQYVDDIKLPGMLYGDFVRSPYAHAKVKKIDATEALKLPGVIAVLTAEDLKGVNLAWMPTLAGDVQMVLADGKVLYQNQEVAFVIAEDRYVADDAIQLVEVEYEELPVLVDPFKALDPDAPVLRPDLEGKTEGAHGPRKHHNHIFCWEVGDKDLTAKAFSDADVTIKEMISYHRTHPSPLETCQCVASMDKIKGELTVYGTFQAPHVIRTVASLLSTIPEHKIHVIAPDIGGGFGNKVGAYPGYICAIVASIVTGRPVKWVEDRMENLSTTSFARDYHMTTEVAAKKDGTVTGLRVHVLADHGGFDACADPSKWPAGFFNIVTGSYDFPVAHLAVDGVYTNKAPGGVAYRCSFRVTEAAYCIERAMDILAQKLGMDPADLRMKNFIRRDQFPYQSALGWEYDSGDYHLAMQKAMDAIGYRELREEQKRKQEAFKRGETREIMGIGISFFTEIVGAGPSKNCDILGVAMFDSAEIRVHPTGSVISRMGTKSQGQGHETTWAQIIATEIGIPAENIMVEEGNTDTAPYGLGTYGSRSTPVAGAAIALAARKIRAKAQMIAAHMLEVSEYDLEWDVDGFRVKGNPEARKSMTEIAWAAYHSPPPGMEPGLEAVSYYDPPNMTYPFGAYFCVMDIDVDTGVAKTRRFYALDDCGTRINPMIIEGQVHGGLTEAFAIAMGQEIRYDETGNVLGASFMDFFLPTAVETPKWETDYTVTPSPHHPIGAKGVGESPNVGGVPAFSNAVNDAFAFLGSTHIQMPHDSWRLWKAAKELGAHG from the coding sequence ATGAACGACATGACCCTCACCAAGGAGCAGCGCGAAGCCCGTCTGGAGGGCATGGGCTGCAAGCGCAAGCGCGTCGAGGACATCCGCTTCACGCAGGGCAAAGGCCAGTACGTCGACGACATCAAGCTGCCCGGCATGCTGTACGGCGACTTCGTCCGCTCCCCCTATGCCCACGCCAAGGTCAAGAAGATCGACGCCACCGAGGCTCTGAAGCTTCCCGGCGTGATCGCGGTGCTGACGGCCGAGGACCTCAAGGGCGTCAATCTCGCCTGGATGCCGACGCTGGCCGGCGACGTGCAGATGGTGCTCGCCGACGGAAAGGTACTCTACCAGAACCAGGAAGTCGCCTTCGTCATCGCCGAGGACCGCTATGTCGCCGACGATGCGATCCAGCTTGTCGAGGTCGAGTACGAGGAACTCCCCGTGCTGGTTGACCCGTTCAAGGCTCTGGACCCGGACGCGCCGGTGCTCCGCCCCGACCTGGAAGGCAAGACCGAAGGCGCCCATGGCCCGCGCAAGCATCACAACCACATCTTCTGCTGGGAAGTGGGCGACAAGGACCTGACCGCCAAGGCCTTCAGCGACGCCGACGTGACGATCAAGGAGATGATCTCCTATCACCGCACCCATCCCTCGCCGCTGGAGACCTGCCAGTGCGTGGCGTCGATGGACAAGATCAAGGGCGAGTTGACGGTCTACGGTACGTTCCAGGCGCCACATGTGATCCGCACGGTGGCGTCGCTTCTGTCGACGATCCCCGAGCACAAGATCCATGTCATCGCGCCGGACATCGGCGGCGGCTTCGGCAACAAGGTAGGTGCCTATCCGGGCTACATCTGCGCCATCGTGGCCAGCATCGTCACCGGCCGCCCGGTGAAATGGGTCGAGGACCGCATGGAGAACCTCTCCACCACGTCCTTCGCCCGCGACTACCACATGACCACGGAAGTCGCCGCGAAGAAGGACGGCACCGTGACCGGCCTGCGCGTGCACGTGCTCGCCGACCATGGCGGCTTCGACGCCTGCGCCGACCCGTCCAAGTGGCCGGCGGGGTTCTTCAACATCGTCACCGGCTCCTATGACTTCCCTGTGGCCCATCTGGCCGTCGACGGCGTCTACACCAACAAGGCGCCGGGCGGTGTAGCCTATCGTTGTTCGTTCCGCGTCACGGAAGCCGCCTACTGCATCGAGCGGGCGATGGACATCCTCGCCCAGAAGCTCGGCATGGACCCGGCGGATCTGCGGATGAAGAACTTCATCAGGCGCGATCAGTTCCCCTACCAGTCTGCGCTGGGCTGGGAATACGATAGCGGCGACTATCACCTCGCCATGCAGAAGGCGATGGACGCCATCGGTTACCGCGAACTGCGCGAGGAGCAGAAACGCAAGCAGGAGGCCTTCAAGCGCGGCGAGACACGCGAGATCATGGGCATCGGCATCTCGTTCTTCACCGAGATCGTCGGCGCCGGCCCGTCGAAGAACTGCGACATCCTCGGCGTTGCCATGTTCGACTCGGCCGAGATTCGGGTCCATCCGACCGGCTCCGTGATCTCGCGCATGGGCACCAAGTCCCAGGGCCAGGGCCACGAGACGACCTGGGCTCAGATCATCGCCACCGAGATCGGCATCCCGGCCGAGAACATCATGGTCGAGGAAGGCAACACGGACACGGCGCCCTACGGTCTCGGCACCTACGGTTCGCGCTCGACGCCGGTGGCCGGCGCAGCCATTGCGTTGGCGGCCCGCAAGATCCGGGCGAAGGCGCAGATGATCGCCGCGCACATGCTGGAGGTGTCCGAATACGACCTGGAGTGGGACGTCGACGGCTTCCGCGTCAAGGGCAACCCGGAAGCGCGCAAGTCCATGACAGAGATTGCCTGGGCGGCCTATCATTCGCCCCCTCCGGGCATGGAACCGGGTCTCGAGGCGGTCAGCTACTACGATCCGCCCAACATGACCTACCCATTCGGCGCCTATTTCTGCGTCATGGACATCGACGTCGACACGGGCGTTGCCAAGACCCGGCGCTTCTACGCGCTGGACGATTGCGGCACCCGCATCAACCCGATGATCATCGAGGGGCAGGTACATGGCGGACTGACCGAGGCCTTCGCCATCGCGATGGGCCAGGAGATCCGCTACGACGAGACCGGCAACGTGCTCGGGGCGTCGTTCATGGACTTCTTCCTGCCGACGGCGGTGGAGACGCCGAAGTGGGAGACCGACTACACGGTCACCCCATCGCCGCATCACCCGATCGGGGCCAAGGGCGTCGGCGAAAGCCCGAACGTCGGCGGCGTGCCGGCCTTCTCCAACGCCGTCAACGACGCCTTTGCCTTCCTCGGCTCGACGCATATCCAGATGCCGCACGACAGCTGGCGGCTCTGGAAGGCTGCCAAGGAACTGGGCGCTCACGGCTAG
- a CDS encoding FAD binding domain-containing protein, translating to MIPGNFVYHRPKTVAEAVALLADHGEEARPLAGGHSLIPMMKLRMAAPEHLIDLAGVADLKGIREEGGAIVIGATTTQHEVIGSTLLTERVPILRETALLIADPQIRYLGTIGGNVANGDPGNDMPALMQCLDASYTLVGPNGERRVAARDFYEAAYFTALAPDEILASIRIPVPPAGHGYAYEKLKRKVGDYATAAAAVVLTVSGGKVATCSIGLTNVADTPLYAEEAGSILIGSTLDADTVKRAVVAAEAITNPASDGRGPAEYRTKMAGVMLQRALARAAERARG from the coding sequence GTGATACCTGGGAATTTCGTCTATCACCGTCCGAAGACGGTTGCCGAAGCCGTCGCGCTTCTGGCCGATCACGGCGAGGAGGCACGCCCGCTCGCCGGCGGCCACAGCCTGATCCCGATGATGAAGCTGCGCATGGCCGCGCCCGAACATCTGATCGATCTCGCCGGCGTGGCGGATCTCAAGGGCATCCGCGAAGAGGGCGGCGCGATCGTGATCGGCGCCACCACCACGCAGCATGAGGTGATCGGCTCGACCCTGCTCACCGAGAGGGTACCGATTCTGCGCGAAACGGCCCTGCTGATCGCCGATCCGCAGATCCGCTATCTGGGCACAATCGGCGGCAACGTCGCCAACGGCGATCCGGGCAACGACATGCCGGCGCTGATGCAATGTCTCGACGCCTCCTACACGCTGGTCGGGCCGAACGGCGAACGCCGGGTTGCCGCGCGCGATTTCTACGAGGCTGCCTATTTCACGGCGCTGGCGCCGGACGAGATCCTCGCCAGCATCCGCATCCCCGTGCCGCCGGCTGGTCACGGCTATGCCTACGAGAAGCTGAAGCGCAAGGTCGGTGACTATGCGACGGCTGCGGCCGCGGTCGTGCTCACTGTGTCGGGCGGCAAGGTCGCAACCTGCTCGATCGGCCTGACCAACGTCGCCGACACGCCGCTCTATGCCGAGGAGGCGGGTTCGATCCTGATCGGATCGACGCTTGATGCGGACACAGTCAAGCGCGCCGTCGTGGCAGCGGAGGCGATCACCAATCCGGCCTCAGACGGGCGCGGCCCGGCTGAGTATCGCACCAAGATGGCGGGCGTCATGCTGCAGCGGGCGCTGGCCCGTGCGGCCGAACGCGCCAGGGGTTGA
- a CDS encoding cation:proton antiporter has translation MDTPIIVAAFAGLLVVISLLQPLARRLGLAPSVLLAGVGTLIGLLAAFLLYTPTTDAFNELAMVFVNLPFDSQKILYIFLPVLLFQSTLTLDVRRIFEDIGAILVMAVVAVVVATAFIGLALYPLAGVPLVACLLLGAIVATTDPVAVVAIFRDIGAPARLGRLVEGESLLNDAAAIVLFVLLLGMLTSQQTPDAVEAVVTFLRSFAGGIVVGALFARLFVMLLPLMREQKLAQVTLSLALPYLVYVVSEQSADVSAVVAVVAAGIVFNLYGPARVAPAAWSYLHDVWEQIAFWASSLIFVLASILIPELLAGFKLLDILLLVVLIVAALAARAVVIFGLLPVLGVLRIGEAVSNRYKTVILWGGMRGAVTLTLALSVTEHPSLSEDVQHFIAVLATGFVLFTLLVYGTTLKRLIRALKLNTLTPLDIAMRKQFLALALSDVREAVDDAARDYNIAPEVAEKLSTNYSSQASTAVEDNVLAEEIMDRERVVLGLVALADRERVLILRHFHEGTVSNRTIASHLTLAGRIADQTRSKGRVGYNRAARSALAYGPTFRFAQWLQRHLKIDGLLSVMVADRFERLLIGRIVIKELIEFNDERIRPLLGERVAGILHETLAIRREDNLRGLEGLQLQYPDYAQALEYEFLRRTGLRLEEQAYSEAFTQKLIGSELYNDLQRSVSTARDRTRVRPRLDLGLKTRDLVDGHPLFADLPDTRREAIARLMRPYFAVPGETLIRKGEKGDAAYFISSGAVEVRTPHGPLRLGRGDVFGEMALLSGKPRTADVAALGYCQLLVLGAGDFRALMKQSPDIAENMARIARQREEMNVPDATSEHVPPAALDVAP, from the coding sequence ATGGATACGCCGATCATCGTGGCCGCCTTCGCCGGTCTTCTTGTCGTCATCTCGCTGCTGCAGCCGCTTGCCCGCCGCCTCGGGCTGGCGCCGAGCGTGCTGCTGGCCGGCGTCGGCACCCTGATCGGCCTGCTCGCCGCCTTCCTGCTCTACACGCCGACCACCGATGCCTTCAACGAACTGGCCATGGTGTTCGTCAACCTGCCGTTCGATTCGCAGAAGATCCTCTACATCTTCCTGCCCGTGCTGCTGTTCCAGTCGACCCTGACCCTCGACGTGCGGCGAATCTTCGAAGACATCGGCGCCATCCTGGTCATGGCCGTGGTCGCCGTCGTGGTCGCCACCGCCTTCATCGGCCTTGCGCTCTACCCGCTCGCCGGCGTGCCCCTGGTCGCCTGCCTGTTGCTTGGCGCTATTGTCGCCACCACGGATCCCGTCGCGGTCGTCGCCATCTTCCGCGACATTGGCGCGCCCGCCCGCCTCGGCCGGCTGGTCGAAGGCGAAAGCCTGCTCAACGACGCCGCCGCCATCGTCCTGTTCGTGCTCCTGCTCGGCATGCTGACCAGCCAGCAGACGCCCGATGCAGTCGAGGCGGTGGTCACCTTCCTGAGGTCCTTCGCCGGCGGCATCGTCGTCGGCGCCCTCTTCGCGCGTCTCTTCGTCATGCTGCTGCCGCTGATGCGCGAGCAGAAGCTGGCGCAGGTGACGCTGAGCCTCGCCCTGCCCTACCTCGTCTATGTCGTCAGCGAACAGAGCGCCGACGTGTCCGCGGTGGTTGCCGTCGTCGCAGCCGGCATCGTGTTCAACCTCTACGGTCCCGCCCGGGTCGCCCCGGCCGCCTGGTCCTATCTGCACGACGTGTGGGAGCAGATCGCCTTCTGGGCGAGTTCGCTCATCTTCGTGCTCGCCTCGATCCTGATTCCCGAACTGCTCGCCGGCTTCAAGCTGCTCGATATCCTGCTTCTCGTCGTCCTCATCGTGGCCGCCCTGGCGGCCCGCGCCGTGGTGATCTTCGGCCTGCTGCCCGTGCTCGGCGTCCTGCGCATCGGCGAGGCGGTGAGCAACCGCTACAAGACGGTGATCCTGTGGGGCGGCATGCGCGGCGCCGTTACGCTGACCCTTGCCCTGTCCGTCACCGAGCACCCCAGCCTGTCGGAAGACGTCCAGCACTTCATCGCGGTCCTGGCGACCGGCTTCGTACTGTTCACGCTGCTGGTCTACGGCACGACTCTCAAGCGGCTGATCCGCGCCCTGAAACTCAACACGCTCACCCCGCTCGACATCGCCATGCGCAAGCAGTTCCTGGCGCTCGCCCTCTCGGACGTGCGCGAGGCGGTCGACGATGCCGCACGCGACTACAACATCGCGCCGGAGGTCGCTGAAAAGCTGAGTACGAACTACTCGAGCCAGGCCTCTACAGCAGTCGAGGACAACGTTCTTGCCGAGGAGATCATGGACCGCGAGCGGGTCGTCCTTGGCCTCGTCGCATTGGCCGACCGCGAACGCGTGCTGATCCTGCGCCACTTCCACGAAGGCACGGTCTCCAACCGGACCATCGCGTCCCACCTGACGCTCGCCGGCCGGATCGCCGACCAGACGCGGTCCAAGGGACGCGTCGGCTACAACCGGGCCGCCCGCAGCGCCCTGGCCTACGGGCCGACATTCCGCTTCGCGCAATGGCTCCAGCGCCACCTGAAGATCGACGGGCTGCTGTCGGTCATGGTCGCCGATCGCTTCGAGCGCCTGCTGATCGGCCGGATCGTGATCAAGGAACTGATCGAATTCAACGACGAGCGCATCCGCCCGCTGCTCGGCGAGCGGGTCGCCGGCATCCTGCACGAAACCCTCGCGATCCGGCGCGAGGACAACCTGCGCGGCCTCGAAGGCCTTCAGTTGCAGTACCCCGATTACGCCCAGGCGCTCGAATACGAGTTCCTGCGCCGGACCGGGCTGCGGCTCGAGGAGCAGGCCTATTCGGAAGCCTTCACCCAGAAACTGATCGGATCGGAACTCTACAACGATCTGCAGCGGAGCGTCAGCACGGCGCGCGACCGAACGCGCGTCCGTCCGCGTCTCGACCTCGGCCTGAAGACCCGCGACCTTGTCGACGGGCATCCGCTGTTCGCCGACCTGCCGGACACCCGACGCGAGGCGATCGCACGCCTGATGCGCCCCTATTTTGCCGTTCCGGGCGAGACGCTCATCCGCAAGGGGGAGAAAGGCGACGCGGCCTATTTCATCTCGTCCGGCGCGGTCGAGGTGCGCACGCCCCACGGCCCGCTCCGTCTCGGACGCGGCGACGTGTTCGGCGAAATGGCGTTGCTGTCGGGAAAGCCACGCACCGCCGACGTCGCCGCCCTAGGCTACTGCCAGTTGCTCGTCCTCGGTGCCGGTGACTTCCGCGCGCTGATGAAGCAGAGTCCGGATATTGCCGAGAACATGGCCCGGATTGCGCGGCAGCGCGAGGAAATGAACGTTCCGGACGCCACCTCGGAGCATGTCCCGCCAGCCGCACTCGACGTCGCCCCCTAG